In the genome of Leopardus geoffroyi isolate Oge1 chromosome B1, O.geoffroyi_Oge1_pat1.0, whole genome shotgun sequence, the window GTGTTTCTCAGTGTGCCAATGAGGTATGCAAGATGATTTTAGGTTACAGAtggtcaaattatttaaaaaaaattgttttgtatttaCTTTAAACTAGAAAAAGACCACAATTGGCACACAAGACCTGTGATTTTACAGGTATCATTGCTTAGGATGTagataaagtatatatttaaatcaagAAAGGTCAACTTTGCAAAAATATCCAGGTAATAAGTAGACATAGCCTTCCTGAAGAGTTCCAAACTAGGAGTACAGGTTCTAAATTTGATTTAGGTGGCTTTTAGTCATATCACTGGAGGGTTAGTGTCTCTGAGCCTGTGACTTAAGTAGCTGTGTCCTGCTTCAAGTCAGCTGTGCCATTTAGTCCACTGTGATCCTCCCTGAATCCAGAAAATTCATGATGAAGTGACTGTACAGCTCAGCCGGAAGCTagagtgaaaacaaaatgaataccaGAAGAAGACTGCCATTATAATCCTATAATTCTGCTTAAATTGACTGTGGCTATTGATCTGGGCCCTACCAATTCTTCTATATTGATTGAGCACTCAAAGTTTTCCAATCAACCTCTGTATTATTCTCTGAGATtgaattatgaaataataaatatcccaactatactttttctttttaaaaagtatactcttgggggggcctgggtggctcagtcagttaagcgtctgacttcagctcaggtgatgatctcgcagttaatgagttcaagccccatggtggactttgtgctgacagctcagagcctggagctgctttggattctgtctctctctctgcccttccctgttcatgctctgcctctctctctccaaaataaataagaaaacattaaaaaaatttttaaatacataaataaatagtataCTCTTAATTGCCAAACACTTTCCATTTGGTGTGAATTTTGTTAGTCTTTCAAATCCTCTAAAAAATATGTACTTGTGTAAATGGTGACCAAGTTAGAATTTGTgactattttctttaaagtgcACAAagtcagaggtgcctgggtggctcagtcggttgaacggctgactcttgattttggatcaagtcatgatcacacagttggggagttcgagtcccgcactgggctctgtgctggcagtgcagagcctgcttgggactctctctctcccctctctctctgccccaaccctgctcacgtgctctctgtctcaaaataaataaataaacttaaatttttttaaacaaataaagtgCACAAAGTCAAATGAGAGCACATTAATTCTGTGCTTCTCAAACtagaaaatataattaccatataacttggaaaagggaaaagattttTGTATTACAATTAAATATGGAATTAGAATGCACACTTTATATTAGCATCTATGATGAAACACAGGATTAAACCATTTCAATATCGTAATTGAAAGGAGTTTGAAGAGTTGTTAGCAAAAgactctgtgaaaaatgcaaaGCAACATTCAAATATGTCTTTACCATTATCAGCTTTGAATCTCTTAGTCTCCAAGAAGCCAAATAGCCTCAGGACTTATTCCATGTACAGTCTTCATTTCCTCAGGCCCATCCAGTAACTGAAACTGTGTAAACTGAGGAAGGTGTGTTAATAGGTGAATTCTCCCAAAGAAAGTGGACTCTTAGTGGTTTTCTGAAATAGGCTTTCCTGAACCAAAACCTCAGCTCAAAAGGCAGGGCCCTGCACTCTAATGATAGCCTCATGAAGAATTGTCAGGGTCTCTAAAATCTCAAATCAATCACAACAAAGCTCCCTATATATGGCTGGGCTTAACTGCTATAACCAGAGTTTTTTGTCATGTTTCTTTTGCTCTGAATTTTTCTACTGATTCTGTTActgtaatttaataaaatatttcaaatgtcctGCTTATTATCTTATCTACttttaaggtattttattatttcagtaaatTATGCCAATACTAGTAATATAGATTCTCTTCTATGAATAATggtaacatctatttattttattagcagGCCAGGGAGCAAAGAAATTATAATTccattcccatttattttataattcaatcTAAGATGTCTTAAATGTGCCCACAGACCTCACTGTGCCTAGCAATAGATGGTCAGGAAATGACTTCTAAATTGGATTAACCTTTCAgttttcactgaaataaattattattctatttcaaCTGAAGCTAGTTACTTGTCTTTTATCTCACTTCCCTTTAAAGGGTTTTCCTAACACAGCAACCTCACAGTTACTCAACAGAGACACCGGGTCTGTTCAGCATTAACTTTTGAAACTCATAGTTTCAGGAACTCAGTAACAGTAGCTAACATTCAAAGAGGACTTAAGCGGAGTCAGGTCCTCTTCTAAGCCCATAATACTTAAAATCCATACATTAAATCATATGCTGCTCACAAAAACTCTCTAAGGCAGGTATTACTCCTAATTTACATatgggttaaataacttgcccatggtcacacagcagcCCATACGCTTCTATAATAATCTTTCTCATGTTCTACTTAATGTTAGTCCACTGTTCATGTGGTGGATGGTTCCACAAATTTTATGCATGCTTATGTTCTCAATTATcgtcagaaaaaaatatgctataAGAAAGTAAACAACATAATTTGTAAGCTTTGAAGTGTTATATAAATATCAAACAGCTTATTAAAAACAAGAACTATTGATATATCTATTCTAATGAAGAATTGAAATGAAAGACAACAAAGTATAACTCTTACCTCTTCTGATTACGACGGTTTGGGAactgaaaactattttttctgaAATAGGGATGGCATTCTTTTTACAACTCTGAAGGaactctctctgctgtcagttgGAATAAAAGTGAAGCACAAGCCCTCTCCCTGgagacattttatatttcttcttccttcattaTACTCAGAGATGGCCAATCTGAATTGCTGACTACCCAAATACTGTTGATATAGAATCCCATATTTCAGGTTTGAGACTATTTTCCTTCAGTGCTCTCGTTGCACTGACAAATTTTTGCTAAGTTCTTAAAATTTCACCAGGTGGAAACATCATGGAAATGGAAACTTACCCCCAACATATTTCATTTGGAAACTGGAGTTCAGAGCAAgtcataaaaatttaatttaagtaAGATTTATTGATTGCCTATAGTGTGCACGGTCCTCTATTAGACACATTGAAATTcaggcacaaaacagacacaagatATCTGGCCTCAGGTACCTTATGATCTAACTAGTATAATACAGATTAGAAAGAGTAAACAAACAAGTTACATGGATGGCAATGGTCACGTACTAGAATCAACATTAAAGAGCAGTAATTTAAGTAATCCAAAATGGCATCTAATcctaaaatcatttataaaatgtatttagctTTAAAATCCACAGCACTTCAAAGAAGATAATGAAGTTCCACTGCAGATAAAGTCACAAAGATACAAATACACTTAAGAGTATTATTAATGACTTTTGTTATTTTggatcttctgttttcttcttattattgTTCGAAGCCTCCGTAATACCAGTTTATCAGACAGAAGCATGTCCTCTTGTTGTTCTAGATAATCCAGTAAATTTTCGGTCCATTCAAGTGCAGCTTTATGGCTAATATGCTTCTCTGGATTCAGTTCTGCTTTTCTAGTCTTATTGGAATGTTTTTGTTCAGCAGGCTTGGCCTGGTCCTCAGCACTTTCACTGTCTGTTAGCACCTGACAGCTTGAGTCATTGCTCCGAGAGTCAAACCACTGATCAATATTCTCAATGTCAACGTGTTCACAGTCTTCTGTATTCTGTAAAACTGTTGCTAAGTTAGCTGCTAAAATGGCTCCTTCATCAATGTTCATGCCTGAATTCTCTTCATTGCTAGGGAACAGTTTTTTCCATGCTTTGGTTATGGTACTAGATTTTACCATGTTCCAAGCTCTTGATACTTCATAAATTGCATCCAACACTGTCaaatttttccaaaacatttttgggTCAATTCCTTCACCCATGTATTTCTGAAGAAGTCCCGCTCGGTAGTATCTTTTTACTGTGGCTAGAACCCCCTGACTCATAGGTTGAATTAGACTTGTGACATTTGGTGGCAAATATTTCACAATTATTCTGCCATCATCTGAACTCAATAATTCTTCATTTGGATGTGCTGggggaaaatccaaaagaagcaCTGCTTTTTCTAGAAGCCCCTGGGATTTCAAATGCTTCTGTACCTGTGGCACAAAGTACTTTTCAAACCACTGTCTGAAAACAGAATGTTCTATCCATGCACTTTTTTGACTGAAGTAAGTGACAGGAAGGTTTGAAAGGTCAGCTCCTTTGAATGCACggggtttttttgcttttcccACAACACAAAGATTAAGTTTGTGTAAACCAGTGGCATTTGCACAACACATAATaatgattctctctctgcttgacCTATAACCAGAAGTAGTTTGTTCAGTTTCAAGAGCTAATGTCCTTGATGGTAGACATTTCCAGAACAATCCAGTTTGATCAGCACCATAAATTTGCTCCGGTTGTAGATTCTCTCTCTCGACAAATTCCTGAAAGTTACCGCAAAATTCACTGGCAGCAGTTTCatctccttttaattttgttcctttACCAGCAGCCTTTGGAATACCATGGCGCTGCTTAAATCGAGTTAGCCAGCCAGATGATGCATTAAAATCACCTTCCATTCCCAGAGCATCAAAAAAGAATTTGGCTTGTTTTGCACAAATTGTTCCGGACACTGGAATCCCATCTGTTTTCTGTTGGTTAAACCACTCTATCATAACCCTATCAAGTTCCTCGTATGTCGATGACTTCATTGATTTACGTTTGGATACCCCACTTGTAGGATCTGAACTGTTTGCATAGTTTATtatcctttctttgttctttttaatatcaCGAACCGTGGATTCACCAATTCCATACACTACAGAAAGCTTTTTGAAAGATATGCCTTCCTCAAGTTTCTTAATAATGTCAAGCTTGTCCTTAATTGTCAACACCACACGCTTACGTTTCCCCAACATTTTAAATGTCCAATATTTTAAGCAATTACTAGAACAAGATATTTAACAACTTAGATTTGAATACAATGAGACTAGAAAATGGGGTTTTAAGATCCCTTCCCTTCTCCGCAGGACCTAGATGGATGGTATGCTGGCCAATTTCCAGGCCAGGCCTATGTGACTCTCTTCACTTTGTTGTTTAAAGCCTACAAAGTTCTTTCAACAAGGACTAGTTTTAACTAAAcctatcttctttcttcctccctactTAGTTTAAGGTCTTTTCATGAACTGCAATCTCAAAGGAGACTGCAACCAATCTGTACCAGTAAGGTCTCTAAAACAGTCCtattgtgtatttaatttttctttcattacaggTAGAGACTCTTTGCAAAAGGAACTAAGACTCAGGTGGGAGTACTTTGAGAAATGTGTCAGGGATAAATAGTTTAAGAGAGGACTTGTAGACATGACATgggaaaatataatggaaaaactCATCCGCTGACGCTGTCTTTGTCAGGCAATGTACTGTATGGAATCCAGCCTCTTCTAGGCAAGGACTGCTAGAGATTAATTATTCAAGTGAGTGGTTATGGAAATCATAGGCAGGCGAGATAAGGCAAGCTGGACAGAAGTGAGCAGTGCAAATAAGGTGAAAATGGACAGGCAGAAAACTTTGTACTTTAACATGACACAAACTTATACCTAATGTATTTGGCAACTGGAAAGGCAAAAGGCGGACAAGAGGTGGTGTCACATGATTAAAGCAAGCATCAAAAACTTCATTGGTAGAAATCAGAACTCATGGTAGAAGGTATGGAGTGGAAGGCTCAGTGAAGATGTTAAAATAATCCTGGTGAAAGATGATCCTCGATGGGCCAACAGAAGTAGTTCCTGTGGGGAGCTGTATAAGCACTCGGTGCCTCCGAAACCTAAAGGaaaataccaaaaacattttttttttcaatatcaggGTCTGTGGCATTACTCGTATCTATCCTGCAACTATATTGAGAAAATTAACGCCTCCTATCAGTGTGATGGCAAAATCCGACAAATAATGCTTTTAGGCATTATCTGGAGTGACAGCGGGACCTGAATTGCCTACCTCCTGAAATTAAGAGGTCAGAGACAAGCCGCGTTAGCGAGGGCCTCTCCCCGCAGGGCGAGCTCCGGAGCGCGGGACGTCTTTGCTCACGCGGAGGGAGCCCGGATTCCTCCGTGGACGCCGGCGACCAGGGTGTCACCGCCGCAGCGAGCGAGCGCTTGGCCCAGGGGACGCCAGTCAGCGGGCCGGGGGCATCGCTCTCCGCCAGCCCGCGCGGGGGCCAGACCGCCCTGAAAGCAAATGGAGTCTCTAGAGGGAGGCTGACACTGGTGGCGCGGCGGCAGCGGCAAGCGGCGAGCGTCGCCGCCGGAGCCGGAAGGCGGGGGATTAGGGTGCACGCGCGCGCCCCCGCAAGAACGCTGTGTCGGCAAGGGGGTGGGGCCTGCGCGGGCGAGTGCGCGCGGCCCGGGGGCGGGGTCTTCGGCgagagggcgggggcggggccggccgctGCAGCTTCTTTAGGCGCGGCGAGGGTTTGGCTAAAGCCCTGCCTGCTCTAGCCTGCAGACTATTTAGTCGGCCAGCAGGGGGCGGTCCAAGTCCACCCTGTCTTGGCCCTTCTTTCAGTGGCTCTCCTCTGGGGGCGAGGCTTCCTCCTCTCTCAGGTGGAATAAAAATCGCACCCTCTGAGGGCTCTGGAGAAAGCTACTCATCCTCAGGTGCCACGAGCGGCTTGCGAATGGGGCTGGGCGAGCGCACGTGGAGCGTGTTTACAAATAGCGGCCGCTGCACCCGTGCGTTCCAGCGCCCGTCACCTGGGACTGGAGGAGTCGGAGCGAGGATCATGAGCAAAGGTAGAAGCGAGCAGACGCGGTTGCTGGCCGAGGGCAGGAAGGCTAGCTCCCTTTGGGGACCGGGTTCAGGAGAGGAGCTGGGCTTACATTCTGCATAATCTACCTGAGCAAGCCCGGGGTTCCTGAGGTGCAGCAGGGGTTGGTCAAACTGGGTATCGAGTATTCCCTCCCTGGTTGCGATGCTCCAGGGTTGAAGTCACAGTCACCATAGAAGCGGACCCTGTGCAAGACGGACTGCACCTGGGAGACGCGTGAGCCTGTGGGAGACTCCCTCGTGAGTTTCCTGCCgccccttttctccttctgcttctcggTAGTAATGAGGAAATTTGCAGTTTGACAAATAGTCCCTTGGTTTATTTTAAGTGGAGGTAGCATTAGTTTCTATTTTGGAATTCTAAATGGACCGAATGCCAGCACTTGTGTACTAATAACCTCTGCGTTGAACCATGCCAACTCCCCCTTCCCGGACTCCGTTCCTTATGgcgggcgcgggggggggggggggggggggggcggggggggttgcTCAGAGCCTTCCCAGGGGAAGGGAGTGGCTGCACCTCCATCCTGCAGCACCTGTTTACCAAGGAAACGCGTttagccttctctctctctctctctctctctctgtgcgtgtataatactttgaaaaatggaaaaggcTAAAGTTTCTCCAATACCCTAacataaatgtctattcattttcgTTAACATAAAGTAGCATGGTAATTCGTCATTTATTTGTAAAGGCCATATTGTTGCTAAAACGTTTCATAAGGGAACTGACCTGAGCATTCATACTGCAGCAAAGAGATGATTGTAAGGCTTCTAACTATCTGACTCCCGCGCCCAAACTGCTCAATTGCCTACCTGAAAATCGCAGCTTTCCTCTACCTGGCATGATGGAAAATCTGTGATCTCCTAGTTATGCTGTGAAGTAGTTTTAGACAAATAcctgcttccccctcctccccccacccttcctcccaaCTATCAACCAAGCAGTTTCTGCAAGTTTGGTTGACTATTTGAGGTAAAGTACAACTTCATGCAAGTTTTATATCACTTTTAAAAGTTTGCCCCCCCCCACAGTTGTAAGAAGCGTGAAAACAGTTGTATCTCATATGGTATCCATTCCTTAAGGAAAAAGAGCCGATATGTACCGACTATCAACCATTGGCGGTGTCATGTAACCAGATGTTAGCCCCCTGGCCTTCTCCCTCACCCGCCAGCCTACTGGGGTCACTGGGtcctattatatatttaaataaagtgaCCCCTGACTCTTCTCTCCCTTGCCCGATATCTCTGAGGTTTAATTTCTTTCCAGATACCCCTTGGAtcatttctctgtttctgctGATTCTCCAGCTTGATCATGTCTTGTCTCTTAGAACTGTTCCCTTTTCATCACCTTGTGTGAGTTTAAATCTGGAACACAGCCCATATGCCTTGGTTGCCTCAAAACACCACCTCCCACAAGGCAGTTGTATTTAGTAGACTTATTAATAAGACTTGACTTTACCCAAGACAGCTGTGTCTTTACACAAGCTAGTTTTCTATaacagactttttcctttttgttgaggGGAGGGGTTACTAGTTGTGGAAGATTTGTATTCAAGTACAAGAGTGGGAGGGGGACCTTAAAATAGAGCGTGTGTCCTCCTGGTTTTATTAGGAGCCAGGCTGACCACAGGCATTTCTTACTGTCCATTCTTTGGGTCACCACATCATTCCGTCTTGACATGccatcctctcctctccccaacaTTCTTCTGTCTCAGCATCCCCCCAACCTTCCCTCTGAGCTATTTGTGATCTTAGATTCTTTTTCCCTTATGACACAGGGAagttttctattctgtgtcttttttctaCCTGTCCCTTACCATTCACTGTGGTTTATTCTCTAATTAGAAGACAGTTCACTCCTGAGGGAATGCTGCTACgaggatttctttccttctgtatgTGGTATCCCTTAATCCTTGTATTATGAGGTCAACGGTACCTCTATTTTTTGTACAATGAATCAAAAGCCAAAAGGTGTGTGAATCTATTAAACGTAGGTGGCAGAATAAAGAGTTGAGCCAGAACTATTTGGTTTTAAAGGCAATGTGCTCTGCCCACCATCACGATGGAAATATTTAACTCAAAGatgtaaaaagaggaaaaagtacattgtgggtatttattttt includes:
- the TIGD2 gene encoding tigger transposable element-derived protein 2, which codes for MLGKRKRVVLTIKDKLDIIKKLEEGISFKKLSVVYGIGESTVRDIKKNKERIINYANSSDPTSGVSKRKSMKSSTYEELDRVMIEWFNQQKTDGIPVSGTICAKQAKFFFDALGMEGDFNASSGWLTRFKQRHGIPKAAGKGTKLKGDETAASEFCGNFQEFVERENLQPEQIYGADQTGLFWKCLPSRTLALETEQTTSGYRSSRERIIIMCCANATGLHKLNLCVVGKAKKPRAFKGADLSNLPVTYFSQKSAWIEHSVFRQWFEKYFVPQVQKHLKSQGLLEKAVLLLDFPPAHPNEELLSSDDGRIIVKYLPPNVTSLIQPMSQGVLATVKRYYRAGLLQKYMGEGIDPKMFWKNLTVLDAIYEVSRAWNMVKSSTITKAWKKLFPSNEENSGMNIDEGAILAANLATVLQNTEDCEHVDIENIDQWFDSRSNDSSCQVLTDSESAEDQAKPAEQKHSNKTRKAELNPEKHISHKAALEWTENLLDYLEQQEDMLLSDKLVLRRLRTIIRRKQKIQNNKSH